In Bacteroides cellulosilyticus, the genomic stretch CACTGTCGCACCACACATTCCGGTAAGCTTTGGCACGCTTTTCATATTCAGCTGCTTCTTTCTTTTTGCCTAAGGAGCTCATGAGTTGTCCTAAGCACCAATCCGTATAAGCATACTCCAAAGTATGGGAAAGACTGCCGGGAGTATACCCCAGGTCTCCATTACCAAACTGCTTCTGTGTATTCGCAGCATATTCAACGGCTTTCTGTACATCATACTCCCGGATCCCTTTTTCATAGGCATCCGCCAGTACCGAGATAGCGGGATTTCCCAACATACAGCCAGAATATGCATTCACTACTTCCCAACGCGGATAATACTCCGTACCACTTAACTGGGCTATCTGGATCAAAGAGTTTATCTCATCATTCACCAATCGGGGATTAATCAATGTTTGCAATGGGAACTGACTACGGAATACATCCCAACCACTAAATACTGTACGATAAGTAAAATTCTTCGTCTGGTGAATCTTCTTATCCGCACCTATATATCGGCCGTCACAATCAGAGAAGCAACGTGGATCGATCATTGTATGATACAAAGAGGTATAAAAGATAGTCTTATCCCTTTCGCTTCCCTCAACCTTCACTGAAGAGAGTGCCTGATTCCACAGATTACGTGTATTTTCTTTTACCCGCTCAAAATTCCAGTCTGGAATGTCCTGTTCCAGATTGCGCTGGGCACCTTCCATGCTAACAAACGATATACCGCACTTCAGTAGTACTTGTTCATCTTTCCGAGTAGGAAACTCTGTATAAAAGCCCAAGTGCTTTCCCTGTGCCTTCCCGGGAGCAGGTATGAGCCGGGCATCCTTAATATAGTTGAAATAGACCGGATTATCATTAGCATCATTCTTTCTGCTAACACCCTCAGGAATAGAAACACTCCAAACACCGTATTCCGTCAATGGGCGATCGAAACAGCAATAGAAGTAAACGGTATAATCAGAGTTACCCGAGCCGTTTCCCCAACCTCCACAAGCGGGTGTACATTTCATCCATCCCCGAATCGTATATTCGTCTACTTTTTCCACATACTGTTCATCAGATGTGCCACCAATTCTACGGGCCAGATCGATCTGGATACGTGACTTTTCCGACTCCGGATATGTGAAACGCAGAATCCCTGAACGAGGAGCGGATGTCAGTTCCACCTTCACCTGATAATCTTGCAAATATACCGAATAGTATCCAGCCTGTGTAATCTCCGTATCATGGGAATATCTGGAGCGGTAACCTTCCTCCGGTTTATTTTCGGTTCCCTTGAATGTTCGTAA encodes the following:
- a CDS encoding GH92 family glycosyl hydrolase, giving the protein MKYDRFWLSALLISFSISSFAQKEPVDYVNTIIGASTSAEAGKSGHGLGKTFPGSCTPFGLVQLSPDTKTGGDNGPGYSWHHSTIEGFSFTHLSGIGWYGDFGNFLVMPTTGSLRTFKGTENKPEEGYRSRYSHDTEITQAGYYSVYLQDYQVKVELTSAPRSGILRFTYPESEKSRIQIDLARRIGGTSDEQYVEKVDEYTIRGWMKCTPACGGWGNGSGNSDYTVYFYCCFDRPLTEYGVWSVSIPEGVSRKNDANDNPVYFNYIKDARLIPAPGKAQGKHLGFYTEFPTRKDEQVLLKCGISFVSMEGAQRNLEQDIPDWNFERVKENTRNLWNQALSSVKVEGSERDKTIFYTSLYHTMIDPRCFSDCDGRYIGADKKIHQTKNFTYRTVFSGWDVFRSQFPLQTLINPRLVNDEINSLIQIAQLSGTEYYPRWEVVNAYSGCMLGNPAISVLADAYEKGIREYDVQKAVEYAANTQKQFGNGDLGYTPGSLSHTLEYAYTDWCLGQLMSSLGKKKEAAEYEKRAKAYRNVWCDSVQWFRARVKGGGWLPWRGRTAQDQGTTESNPFQQGWFVPHDIDGMKALMGGQKKFDAELEEFFANVPEDFLWNDYYNHPNEPNHHVPFLFNYSSCPWLTQKWTRKICDKAYGDDVLGLCGNEDVGQMSAWYVLAAMGIHPVCPGNPRYEITSPVFESVEIKLDTHFYSGKNFKIIARNNSPQNIYIQSVSLNGKKLNRLWITHDEIVKGGVLEFEMGNSFKIYQ